One Kineococcus aurantiacus genomic window carries:
- a CDS encoding Hsp20/alpha crystallin family protein gives MLMRTDPFRELDRLTQQVLGTTARPAVMAMDAWRTGDEFVVEFDLPGVDPASVELDVERNVLTVRAQRPVHEGTEEMIAAERPRGVFSRQLILGDNLDTEKISAAYHAGVLTLRVPVAERAKPRRIAVETHDSPQAIGS, from the coding sequence ATGCTGATGCGCACTGATCCCTTCCGGGAACTCGACCGACTCACCCAGCAGGTCCTGGGGACCACGGCCCGGCCGGCCGTCATGGCGATGGACGCCTGGCGCACCGGTGACGAGTTCGTCGTCGAGTTCGACCTCCCCGGCGTCGACCCGGCCAGCGTGGAACTCGACGTGGAACGCAACGTCCTGACCGTCCGCGCCCAGCGCCCCGTGCACGAGGGCACCGAGGAGATGATCGCCGCCGAGCGCCCGCGCGGGGTGTTCAGCCGCCAGCTCATCCTCGGGGACAACCTCGACACGGAGAAGATCAGCGCGGCCTACCACGCGGGTGTCCTGACCCTGCGGGTCCCGGTGGCCGAGAGGGCCAAACCCCGGCGCATCGCCGTCGAGACCCACGACAGCCCGCAGGCCATCGGTTCCTGA
- a CDS encoding S26 family signal peptidase, whose product MSTHHERCADPRTLPGPAASPVTAPAPPQDAPRRGLRHWAREGLLTTAAAGGLLCLLALAAAVFLDTTLVLFRTGSMSPAMPAGAVAVVRAVPAAEVAVGDVVTVERPGALPVTHRVTATAADPAGPPASRLLTLKGDANASADPRPYAVERVRRVVVSAPHLGSWIDRARSPVALGLTTLGVGGLVTWTFWPASAGTPSGPGPGAGSRRRPARR is encoded by the coding sequence ATGAGCACCCACCACGAGCGGTGCGCCGACCCGCGCACGCTCCCCGGCCCCGCGGCGAGCCCGGTGACCGCACCGGCTCCCCCGCAGGACGCCCCGCGGCGCGGGCTGCGGCACTGGGCCCGCGAGGGGCTCCTCACGACGGCCGCCGCCGGCGGCCTGCTGTGCCTGCTGGCCCTCGCGGCCGCGGTGTTCCTCGACACCACCCTGGTGCTGTTCCGGACCGGCTCGATGAGCCCGGCGATGCCTGCCGGCGCGGTGGCCGTCGTCCGCGCGGTCCCGGCCGCGGAGGTGGCCGTCGGTGACGTGGTGACCGTCGAACGCCCCGGCGCCCTGCCGGTCACCCACCGCGTCACCGCCACCGCGGCGGACCCGGCCGGTCCTCCCGCCTCGCGGCTGCTCACCCTCAAGGGCGACGCCAACGCCAGCGCCGACCCCCGCCCCTACGCGGTCGAGCGGGTCCGCCGCGTGGTGGTCTCCGCACCGCACCTGGGGAGCTGGATCGACCGGGCCCGTTCCCCCGTCGCCCTCGGGCTGACCACGCTCGGCGTCGGCGGGCTGGTGACGTGGACGTTCTGGCCGGCGTCCGCCGGCACCCCCTCCGGGCCCGGGCCCGGTGCGGGCTCCCGACGGCGACCGGCCCGCCGGTGA
- a CDS encoding SDR family NAD(P)-dependent oxidoreductase, with amino-acid sequence MTWNPTTLPDRDGSTFVVTGATAGIGYFAAEQLATTGAHVVLASRSAARLDRAATSVRRHVPGARVSTVVLDLASLTSVRRAAGELTALGPLDGLLLNGGSMSTARETRTEDGLPEMLGTHVVANVALTAALLPALEGGRVVHTTTGFVRRARMRVDDVTTPHRGFFRTYTFAKTVTEVYAHELDRRLRAAGSPTASVLTFPGVGVDARTPAREGVFDPRTQTRRNPFTPWAQGKDAAAWSGVRALLDPAVRGGELLGPANGRRGLPERAEPNAHTAHPGADRAARVWDQLHELAATAAAGPVRPAARR; translated from the coding sequence GTGACCTGGAACCCCACCACCCTCCCCGACCGCGACGGCAGCACGTTCGTCGTCACCGGCGCGACCGCCGGCATCGGCTACTTCGCCGCCGAGCAGCTCGCCACGACCGGCGCGCACGTCGTGCTGGCCTCGCGCTCGGCCGCCAGGCTCGACCGCGCCGCCACCTCGGTCCGCCGGCACGTCCCGGGCGCCCGCGTCTCCACCGTCGTCCTCGACCTCGCCTCCCTCACCTCCGTGCGCCGCGCCGCCGGGGAGCTCACGGCCCTCGGCCCGCTCGACGGCCTCCTGCTCAACGGCGGCTCCATGAGCACCGCCCGCGAGACGCGCACCGAGGACGGGCTGCCGGAGATGCTCGGCACCCACGTCGTGGCGAACGTCGCCCTGACCGCCGCCCTGCTGCCGGCCCTGGAGGGCGGCCGCGTCGTCCACACCACCACGGGGTTCGTGCGCCGGGCGAGGATGCGCGTCGACGACGTCACCACCCCCCACCGCGGGTTCTTCCGCACCTACACCTTCGCCAAGACCGTGACCGAGGTCTACGCCCACGAGCTGGACCGCAGGCTGCGCGCGGCCGGTTCCCCGACGGCCTCGGTGCTGACGTTCCCCGGCGTCGGCGTCGACGCCCGGACCCCCGCGCGCGAAGGCGTCTTCGACCCCCGGACGCAGACCCGGCGCAACCCCTTCACCCCGTGGGCCCAGGGCAAGGACGCCGCCGCGTGGTCCGGTGTCCGCGCCCTGCTCGACCCCGCCGTGCGGGGCGGGGAGCTCCTGGGACCGGCCAACGGCCGCCGGGGCCTGCCGGAACGGGCCGAGCCCAACGCGCACACCGCCCACCCCGGGGCGGACCGGGCCGCCCGGGTCTGGGACCAGCTGCACGAGCTGGCTGCGACGGCCGCCGCGGGCCCGGTCAGGCCGGCAGCGCGGCGATGA
- a CDS encoding LuxR C-terminal-related transcriptional regulator, with the protein MHEIDEDLAAALWPHLLDAVAAGERRVYLEARGGERVVLVAEGELHRLEAELRRLQQHVAPAHSAPAVSRLTAREAETLQLVAEGLSGAQIAERLQRSANTVAQHLATVRRKYGVRSSAAAVEAARRAGHLPAAGRGGSASADLSPERGSG; encoded by the coding sequence GTGCACGAGATCGACGAGGACCTGGCCGCTGCCCTGTGGCCGCACCTCCTGGACGCCGTCGCCGCCGGGGAGCGCCGCGTCTACCTCGAGGCCCGCGGCGGGGAGCGCGTCGTGCTGGTGGCCGAGGGTGAGCTGCACCGGCTGGAGGCCGAGCTGCGCAGGCTGCAGCAGCACGTGGCCCCCGCCCACAGCGCCCCCGCCGTCAGCCGGCTGACCGCCCGGGAGGCCGAGACCCTGCAACTGGTGGCCGAGGGGCTCAGCGGTGCGCAGATCGCCGAGCGGCTGCAGCGCTCCGCGAACACCGTCGCCCAGCACCTGGCCACCGTCCGCCGCAAGTACGGCGTGCGCAGCAGCGCGGCGGCCGTCGAGGCCGCCCGCCGGGCCGGTCACCTCCCCGCCGCCGGCCGGGGCGGGAGCGCGTCAGCGGACCTGTCCCCCGAAAGGGGGTCTGGCTGA
- a CDS encoding DNA polymerase: protein MVEAVEVVEVVGAPGVPGVADVRAGLRRLGTVPALGLVVVPGGLGLAVPGHRWAVATDDPAGVLADLEAEFAPRWTWWSAAGAAGRAGDVHLARCHDLAAVHRVLGGGAREDPGAVWAAAHGLPAPPPPSRRPDAAHGTATLDLDGAAAADEPVTGAGQVSPTWADGRAFDVDPPQRLDRAARWAGLALDVAAAQSRALAALPDHRPQPAGPPLPVQTGYAESAAALLAVELSRTGLPLDRATAEAIVGAAVGPRPATPAEERRARAARDEAVRRHLGDQHGDRHGDHRGDLDLRNPAQVLAALRGLGFDVPDTRAHRLEAFRDAHPAVAALLLWRKAERLATTYGYSWLDEHVGRDGRLRGGWSAADAAAGRMTAQAGLHNLPAELRPAVAAEPGHVLVRADLGQVEPRVLAVVSGDPGLVAATHADDLYAPVAAALAADRPTAKVAVLAAMYGQTSGAAGEALRRMERAYPRALAHLRAAEEAGRAGRDVRTYGGRLVRVPAPAPGETGTATTARGRFARNAVVQGAAAELFKAWAATVRAGLAGSGGRIVLCLHDELLLHVPAAHAQRAAGLLEVALTRTADRWAAGSGVRFVADVSVVQRWSEAK, encoded by the coding sequence GTGGTCGAGGCGGTCGAGGTGGTCGAGGTGGTCGGGGCCCCCGGGGTGCCCGGGGTGGCGGACGTGCGGGCCGGGCTGCGGCGGCTGGGGACGGTCCCCGCGCTCGGCCTGGTCGTCGTGCCCGGCGGCCTGGGCCTGGCCGTCCCCGGCCACCGCTGGGCCGTCGCCACCGACGACCCCGCCGGCGTCCTGGCCGACCTGGAGGCCGAGTTCGCGCCCCGCTGGACCTGGTGGTCGGCGGCCGGTGCCGCGGGCCGCGCCGGCGACGTCCACCTCGCCCGCTGCCACGACCTCGCGGCCGTGCACCGCGTGCTGGGCGGCGGCGCGCGGGAGGACCCCGGCGCGGTGTGGGCCGCGGCCCACGGGCTCCCCGCTCCCCCGCCGCCGTCCCGGCGTCCCGACGCCGCGCACGGGACCGCGACGCTGGACCTCGACGGGGCGGCCGCGGCCGACGAGCCCGTGACCGGCGCGGGTCAGGTGTCCCCCACGTGGGCCGACGGCCGCGCCTTCGACGTGGACCCGCCGCAGCGCCTCGACCGCGCCGCGCGGTGGGCCGGGCTCGCCCTCGACGTGGCGGCGGCGCAGTCGCGGGCCCTGGCCGCGCTGCCCGACCACCGCCCGCAGCCGGCCGGCCCCCCGCTGCCCGTCCAGACCGGGTACGCCGAGTCGGCGGCGGCGCTGCTGGCGGTGGAGCTGTCCCGCACGGGCCTGCCGCTGGACCGCGCGACGGCCGAGGCGATCGTCGGCGCGGCCGTCGGGCCCCGCCCGGCGACCCCGGCCGAGGAGCGGCGCGCCCGGGCCGCCCGCGACGAGGCCGTGCGCCGGCACCTCGGCGACCAGCACGGCGACCGCCACGGCGACCACCGCGGCGACCTGGACCTGCGCAACCCCGCCCAGGTCCTCGCCGCGCTGCGCGGCCTGGGTTTCGACGTGCCCGACACGCGCGCGCACCGCCTCGAGGCGTTCCGCGACGCCCACCCCGCCGTGGCCGCGCTCCTGCTGTGGCGCAAGGCCGAACGGCTGGCGACGACCTACGGGTACTCGTGGCTGGACGAGCACGTGGGCCGCGACGGGCGGCTGCGCGGGGGGTGGTCGGCGGCCGACGCCGCCGCCGGGCGCATGACGGCGCAGGCCGGGCTGCACAACCTGCCCGCCGAGCTGCGGCCGGCGGTCGCGGCCGAACCGGGCCACGTCCTCGTGCGCGCCGACCTGGGCCAGGTGGAACCGCGCGTGCTGGCGGTGGTCTCCGGCGACCCCGGGCTGGTGGCGGCCACGCACGCCGACGACCTGTACGCCCCCGTCGCGGCGGCCCTGGCCGCGGACCGGCCGACCGCGAAGGTCGCCGTCCTGGCCGCGATGTACGGGCAGACCTCGGGGGCGGCCGGGGAGGCGCTGCGGCGCATGGAACGCGCCTACCCGCGCGCGCTGGCCCACCTGCGGGCGGCCGAGGAGGCCGGGCGGGCCGGGCGCGACGTGCGCACGTACGGCGGGCGGCTCGTGCGGGTCCCCGCCCCCGCCCCCGGCGAGACCGGCACCGCGACGACCGCGCGCGGCCGGTTCGCCCGCAACGCCGTCGTGCAGGGCGCGGCCGCGGAACTGTTCAAGGCGTGGGCCGCGACGGTGCGCGCGGGCCTGGCCGGGTCCGGGGGCCGGATCGTGCTGTGCCTGCACGACGAACTCCTCCTGCACGTCCCGGCCGCCCACGCCCAGCGCGCCGCGGGGCTCCTGGAGGTCGCGCTGACGCGGACCGCGGACCGGTGGGCGGCCGGTTCGGGGGTGCGTTTCGTCGCCGACGTGAGCGTCGTGCAGCGCTGGTCGGAGGCGAAGTGA
- a CDS encoding SipW-dependent-type signal peptide-containing protein codes for MDDPQTPSTRCTTGAPATPDRGPRRARRAGRWARARALLAGGLVLGVGGTVTLAAWTDTEWVWGGADGGGNVQTATFAIEQNVWNGTSGAAQWRDGADRSSAGQLDFTVDAARLVPGRTVYAPMQLRTKAGSEAGCVQLDGAALAAGSPAGAQVLYDALRYTVVTGVGKAACTAGTFTLPSSLSARQVVDAPLTTAGTQRVPLAADGPSGSGGAVDLCFAITLPATADNTTQGKSAQLFWKYDATLA; via the coding sequence GTGGACGACCCGCAGACCCCGAGCACCCGCTGCACCACCGGTGCCCCCGCGACCCCCGACCGCGGTCCGCGCCGCGCCCGTCGAGCCGGCCGCTGGGCCAGGGCCCGCGCCCTGCTGGCCGGCGGCCTCGTCCTCGGCGTGGGCGGCACCGTCACGCTGGCGGCCTGGACCGACACCGAGTGGGTCTGGGGCGGCGCCGACGGCGGCGGGAACGTGCAGACCGCGACGTTCGCCATCGAGCAGAACGTGTGGAACGGGACCTCCGGTGCGGCGCAGTGGCGCGACGGCGCCGACCGGTCCAGCGCCGGCCAGCTCGACTTCACCGTCGACGCCGCCCGGCTCGTGCCCGGCAGGACCGTGTACGCCCCGATGCAGCTGCGCACCAAGGCCGGCTCCGAGGCCGGGTGCGTCCAGCTCGACGGCGCGGCCCTGGCCGCCGGGTCCCCGGCCGGCGCCCAGGTCCTCTACGACGCCCTGCGCTACACCGTGGTCACCGGGGTGGGCAAGGCCGCGTGCACCGCCGGCACCTTCACCCTGCCGAGCAGCCTCAGCGCCCGGCAGGTCGTCGACGCCCCCCTGACCACCGCCGGCACCCAGCGCGTCCCGCTGGCCGCCGACGGCCCCAGCGGCTCCGGCGGCGCCGTCGACCTCTGCTTCGCCATCACCCTGCCCGCGACGGCCGACAACACCACGCAGGGCAAGAGCGCACAGCTGTTCTGGAAGTACGACGCGACGCTCGCATGA
- a CDS encoding TIGR03842 family LLM class F420-dependent oxidoreductase translates to MDLGVVLQNTAPAARVVELARQAETLGFTHAWTFDSHLLWEEPYVVYSAILQATRNMVVGPMVTNPLTRDWTVTASSFATLNEMYGPRTICGIGRGDSAVRTLAGKPSTLATLRESVHVIRELANGRAVEHNGQTIRFPWARPTNEANRTQVWVAAYGPKALQLTGEVADGFILQLADPDIAAWTIKAVKEAAERAGRDPDAVKICVAAPAYVTDGGDAGLEHARAQCRWFGGMVGNHVADLVGRYGADGGVPAALTDYIAGRQGYDYNQHGRVGNTHADFVPDEIVDRFCVLGSPTEHLQRLRELQELGVDQFALYLQHDAKETTMRAYADSVMPYLDDAGAAVVPGP, encoded by the coding sequence GTGGACCTCGGGGTCGTCCTGCAGAACACCGCACCCGCCGCGCGCGTCGTCGAACTCGCCCGCCAGGCCGAGACGCTGGGCTTCACGCACGCCTGGACGTTCGACTCGCACCTGCTGTGGGAGGAGCCGTACGTCGTCTACTCCGCGATCCTGCAGGCGACGCGGAACATGGTCGTCGGTCCCATGGTCACCAACCCCCTCACCCGGGACTGGACGGTCACGGCGTCCAGCTTCGCCACGCTCAACGAGATGTACGGGCCCCGCACGATCTGCGGCATCGGCCGGGGCGACTCCGCCGTGCGCACCCTGGCGGGCAAGCCCAGCACGCTGGCGACGTTGCGCGAGTCCGTCCACGTCATCCGGGAACTGGCCAACGGCCGGGCGGTCGAGCACAACGGGCAGACCATCCGCTTCCCGTGGGCACGCCCGACGAACGAGGCGAACCGCACCCAGGTCTGGGTCGCGGCCTACGGGCCGAAGGCGCTGCAGCTGACCGGGGAGGTGGCCGACGGGTTCATCCTGCAGCTGGCGGACCCCGACATCGCCGCCTGGACCATCAAGGCGGTCAAGGAGGCCGCCGAGCGCGCCGGCCGGGACCCCGACGCCGTGAAGATCTGCGTCGCGGCCCCGGCCTACGTCACCGACGGCGGCGACGCCGGGCTGGAGCACGCGCGCGCCCAGTGCCGGTGGTTCGGCGGGATGGTCGGCAACCACGTGGCCGACCTCGTCGGGCGCTACGGCGCGGACGGCGGGGTGCCCGCCGCCCTCACCGACTACATCGCCGGCCGCCAGGGGTACGACTACAACCAGCACGGCCGGGTCGGGAACACGCACGCCGACTTCGTCCCCGACGAGATCGTCGACCGCTTCTGCGTCCTCGGCTCCCCCACCGAGCACCTGCAGCGCCTGCGGGAGCTGCAGGAGCTCGGGGTGGACCAGTTCGCGCTGTACCTCCAGCACGACGCCAAGGAGACGACGATGCGGGCCTACGCCGACTCCGTCATGCCGTACCTGGACGACGCGGGAGCCGCCGTGGTGCCCGGACCCTGA
- a CDS encoding aldo/keto reductase: MPVSASGTIDLGGKTVNRLGYGAMRITGPGIWGPPKDHDEAVRVLRRAVELGVTFIDTADSYGPYVSEDLIREALHDAGGSGSGYGDVVIATKGGLTRHGPDVWPPLGRPEYLRQCILMSLRRLGVERIDLWQLHRIDAKTPREEQFGVIKEFVDEGLALQVGLSEVDVDDVKEAQAAGLTVASVQNRYNLGDRRAEDLLTYCEEQGIAFIPWAPVDAGTLARPGGPLEEIAANHDATTSQLALAWLLRRSPVIVPIPGTSTVAHLEENLAAADVELGDDEFATLEAAGR; this comes from the coding sequence GTGCCCGTGTCCGCCAGCGGAACCATCGACCTCGGCGGCAAGACCGTCAACCGGCTCGGTTACGGAGCCATGCGCATCACCGGCCCCGGCATCTGGGGGCCGCCGAAGGACCACGACGAGGCGGTGCGCGTGCTGCGCCGCGCCGTGGAACTGGGCGTCACGTTCATCGACACGGCCGACTCCTACGGCCCCTACGTGTCCGAGGACCTCATCCGCGAGGCCCTGCACGATGCCGGCGGGTCGGGCTCCGGCTACGGCGACGTGGTCATCGCCACCAAGGGCGGGCTGACCCGGCACGGCCCGGACGTGTGGCCGCCGCTGGGCCGCCCCGAGTACCTGCGCCAGTGCATCCTCATGTCGCTGCGCCGCCTGGGCGTGGAGCGCATCGACCTGTGGCAGCTGCACCGCATCGACGCCAAGACCCCCCGCGAGGAGCAGTTCGGGGTCATCAAGGAGTTCGTCGACGAGGGCCTCGCGCTGCAGGTCGGCCTGTCCGAGGTCGACGTCGACGACGTCAAGGAGGCCCAGGCGGCCGGCCTGACCGTCGCCTCCGTCCAGAACCGCTACAACCTCGGCGACCGCCGCGCCGAGGACCTCCTGACGTACTGCGAGGAGCAGGGCATCGCCTTCATCCCGTGGGCCCCGGTCGACGCCGGGACCCTCGCCCGTCCCGGCGGCCCGCTCGAGGAGATCGCCGCGAACCACGACGCGACGACCTCCCAGCTCGCCCTCGCCTGGCTGCTGCGCCGCTCGCCGGTCATCGTCCCCATCCCGGGGACCTCGACCGTGGCGCACCTGGAGGAGAACCTCGCCGCCGCCGACGTCGAGCTCGGCGACGACGAGTTCGCGACCCTGGAGGCCGCGGGGCGCTGA
- a CDS encoding TetR family transcriptional regulator has product MSPRPDAARSRTRILDVARDLPPETLRLNDVAHRAGVGVATVYRHFPTVHALVEALAEADLTRYSDLARRAGAEPDPLTGLELLVREGLALQLADGGLQAVFLAPQDASAAVTAVKDEVLAATAALVARAVAAGVVRDDLTPDRLRHLVCGVEHAVRLGGDRPGDREFHLGALLAGLRAVRADRPR; this is encoded by the coding sequence GTGAGCCCCCGCCCCGACGCCGCCCGCAGCCGCACCCGCATCCTCGACGTCGCCCGCGACCTGCCGCCGGAAACCCTGCGCCTCAACGACGTCGCCCACCGGGCCGGCGTCGGGGTCGCCACCGTCTACCGGCACTTCCCGACCGTCCACGCCCTCGTCGAGGCCCTCGCCGAGGCCGACCTCACCCGCTACTCCGACCTGGCCCGGCGCGCCGGCGCCGAACCCGACCCCCTCACCGGGCTGGAGCTGCTCGTCCGCGAAGGGCTGGCCCTCCAGCTCGCCGACGGGGGGCTGCAGGCGGTGTTCCTCGCCCCGCAGGACGCCAGCGCCGCCGTCACCGCCGTCAAGGACGAGGTCCTGGCCGCGACGGCCGCGCTCGTCGCCCGGGCCGTCGCCGCGGGCGTCGTCCGCGACGACCTGACCCCGGACCGGCTGCGGCACCTCGTCTGCGGCGTGGAGCACGCCGTCCGCCTCGGCGGCGACCGTCCCGGCGACCGCGAGTTCCACCTCGGCGCGCTCCTGGCCGGGCTGCGGGCGGTGCGCGCCGACCGGCCCCGGTAG
- a CDS encoding choice-of-anchor G family protein, whose product MKRRAVTAAVATALASLLAAGHLRTVGDLLQTTDAAWVDREVVQSSFAIGAPLDCTALGRYSSASQARTTTGRLLGRDLSPLVGLAGVSATNPGTGASAVPATAPRAGTDAYRDNLTVTALDAALTTDLTGTVAFPLAGTHLGAYGQYARAGSDGRAVAAAGLVSDSGALTVGSATPAGDVATLDLAKLAPTTAALAGVSLGVGAVGARAALDGCQPAGAAVTPERSYTIASLAVRAGVPAVRTVGTTLTTQLGAVSTTVDALGVSLQSTLRTVVGPLLGGTAGASSATVTVDLAALGTALLATPLSDGVVNVDLRTGLVTVDLAALLSGSGGLNGRAPDTQLLLTGLTTVPARVTALLTAWQAQVQQRLTATLNAAAVELRTTVAPLGLGPTRAVVVTSTLGELAQGRGTVGVDGAVASGALLTTVATPLLAALGTVVTTTLFATPGGAVPGLVAALTPVVAAAGPALTPVVTALTSVLTLTVNAQDSPTGGTHRVSALRVGVLAPAPTDLRLATAVVGPVTPLTP is encoded by the coding sequence GTGAAGCGGCGCGCGGTGACCGCCGCCGTGGCGACGGCGCTGGCGTCGCTGCTGGCCGCGGGCCACCTGCGGACCGTCGGCGACCTCCTGCAGACCACCGACGCGGCCTGGGTCGACCGGGAGGTCGTGCAGTCCTCCTTCGCGATCGGCGCACCCCTGGACTGCACCGCCCTCGGCCGGTACAGCAGCGCGAGCCAGGCCCGCACGACCACCGGCCGCCTGCTGGGACGGGACCTGTCCCCGCTCGTGGGCCTGGCCGGGGTGTCGGCCACCAACCCGGGCACCGGTGCCAGCGCGGTCCCCGCCACGGCCCCCCGGGCCGGGACCGACGCGTACCGCGACAACCTCACCGTCACGGCCCTGGACGCCGCCCTGACCACGGACCTGACCGGAACGGTGGCGTTCCCGCTGGCCGGCACCCACCTCGGCGCGTACGGCCAGTACGCCCGGGCCGGCAGCGACGGCAGGGCCGTCGCCGCCGCGGGCCTCGTCTCCGACAGCGGCGCCCTCACCGTCGGCAGCGCCACCCCCGCCGGGGACGTGGCCACCCTCGACCTGGCCAAGCTCGCCCCCACCACCGCGGCCCTGGCCGGGGTCAGCCTGGGCGTGGGCGCCGTCGGCGCCCGCGCCGCGCTGGACGGCTGCCAGCCGGCCGGTGCCGCGGTCACCCCCGAGCGCAGCTACACCATCGCCTCGCTCGCCGTCCGGGCCGGCGTCCCGGCGGTCAGGACCGTCGGCACCACGCTGACCACGCAGCTGGGCGCGGTCTCCACGACCGTGGACGCACTGGGGGTGAGCCTGCAGTCCACGCTGCGGACCGTCGTGGGGCCCCTGCTCGGCGGCACCGCCGGGGCCAGCTCGGCGACCGTCACCGTGGACCTGGCCGCGCTGGGCACCGCGCTGCTGGCGACCCCGCTGTCCGACGGGGTGGTGAACGTGGACCTGCGCACCGGGCTGGTCACCGTGGACCTGGCCGCCCTGCTCAGCGGGTCCGGCGGCCTCAACGGGCGGGCGCCCGACACGCAGCTGCTGCTGACCGGGCTGACCACCGTCCCGGCGCGGGTGACGGCGCTGCTCACGGCCTGGCAGGCGCAGGTGCAGCAGCGCCTGACCGCCACCCTGAACGCCGCGGCCGTCGAGCTGCGCACCACCGTCGCCCCCCTGGGCCTGGGGCCGACCAGGGCCGTGGTCGTCACCTCGACCCTGGGTGAGCTGGCGCAGGGCCGGGGCACCGTCGGCGTCGACGGGGCGGTCGCGTCCGGCGCCCTGCTGACCACCGTGGCCACGCCCCTGCTGGCGGCCCTGGGGACGGTGGTCACCACGACCCTGTTCGCGACCCCCGGGGGTGCCGTGCCCGGCCTCGTCGCCGCGCTCACCCCCGTGGTCGCCGCCGCGGGACCGGCGCTGACCCCCGTGGTGACGGCGCTGACCTCGGTGCTGACCCTGACCGTCAACGCGCAGGACTCCCCGACCGGCGGGACGCACCGGGTCAGCGCCCTGCGCGTGGGGGTCCTGGCCCCCGCCCCCACCGACCTGCGCCTGGCCACCGCCGTCGTGGGGCCGGTCACCCCGCTCACGCCCTGA
- a CDS encoding class I SAM-dependent methyltransferase: MSAPRNGTDPSSAWAEVDDYLARTLLPEDETLELVLDENQAAGLPPIDVSPLQGGLLSLLVRLSGARRVLELGTLGGYSTVHLARALPPGGRVVTLEHDPRHAEVARRNIARAGFGDVVDVRVGAALDTLPVLAAEGGDPFGLVFVDADKPNNPRYLEWALRLTRPGSLVVVDNVVREGRVVDDTSSDPVVTGTRAFLTALGEDPRLEATALQTVGAKGWDGFTLALVR; the protein is encoded by the coding sequence GTGAGCGCGCCCCGCAACGGCACCGATCCCAGCTCGGCGTGGGCCGAGGTCGACGACTACCTCGCCCGGACGCTGCTGCCCGAGGACGAGACCCTCGAACTCGTCCTCGACGAGAACCAGGCGGCCGGGTTGCCCCCCATCGACGTCTCCCCCCTGCAGGGCGGGCTGCTGTCGCTGCTGGTCCGCCTCAGCGGCGCCCGGCGCGTCCTGGAGCTGGGCACCCTCGGCGGCTACAGCACCGTCCACCTGGCCCGCGCGCTGCCCCCCGGCGGGCGCGTCGTCACCCTCGAGCACGACCCCCGGCACGCCGAGGTGGCGCGGCGGAACATCGCCCGCGCCGGGTTCGGCGACGTCGTCGACGTCCGGGTCGGCGCCGCGCTCGACACCCTGCCGGTGCTGGCCGCCGAGGGCGGTGACCCCTTCGGCCTCGTCTTCGTCGACGCCGACAAGCCGAACAACCCCCGCTACCTGGAGTGGGCCCTGCGGCTGACCCGCCCCGGCAGCCTCGTCGTCGTCGACAACGTCGTGCGCGAGGGCCGCGTCGTCGACGACACCAGCTCCGACCCCGTCGTCACGGGCACCCGCGCGTTCCTCACCGCCCTGGGGGAGGACCCGCGCCTGGAGGCCACGGCCCTGCAGACCGTCGGCGCCAAGGGCTGGGACGGCTTCACCCTCGCCCTGGTCAGGTAG
- a CDS encoding PAS domain-containing protein produces the protein MSTPPGRHPREARARGVRDAVHEMWGDEMPPTADPTLSIFLDALLVDDERGRDLGLLVQGDGLTREVLLELLRRAGRSSWWLLSPPLAALLAERAEPADRPGPGDRALPGGRGLPGSRPEPLRTGEGLLDPRAGAWELDHRSRTVSWDPQCAALLDVHPAAGATLEDQLQHHVHPDDRDRVAEALDHACRTGQRYEQRYRTRMGDGGYAWRLSSGRLIVPASGSGPRVVGVIAALPA, from the coding sequence GTGAGCACTCCGCCGGGGCGTCACCCCCGCGAGGCCCGCGCGCGAGGGGTGCGCGACGCGGTGCACGAGATGTGGGGCGACGAGATGCCCCCCACCGCCGACCCCACCCTGTCGATCTTCCTCGACGCCCTCCTCGTCGACGACGAGCGCGGGCGGGACCTGGGGCTGCTGGTCCAGGGCGACGGCCTGACCCGCGAGGTGCTGCTCGAGCTCCTGCGCCGTGCCGGCCGGTCCTCGTGGTGGTTGCTGTCCCCGCCGCTGGCGGCGCTGCTCGCCGAGCGCGCGGAGCCGGCCGACCGCCCCGGGCCCGGTGACCGCGCGCTCCCGGGGGGGCGCGGCCTGCCGGGCTCCCGGCCGGAGCCGCTCCGGACCGGCGAGGGGCTGCTCGACCCCCGCGCCGGGGCGTGGGAGCTGGACCACCGCAGCCGCACCGTGTCCTGGGACCCGCAGTGCGCGGCCCTGCTCGACGTCCACCCCGCCGCCGGGGCGACGCTGGAGGACCAGCTCCAGCACCACGTCCACCCCGACGACCGCGACCGCGTCGCCGAGGCCCTGGACCACGCCTGCCGCACGGGGCAGCGCTACGAGCAGCGGTACCGCACCCGCATGGGCGACGGCGGCTACGCCTGGCGCCTGAGCAGCGGGCGCCTCATCGTCCCCGCGTCGGGCAGCGGCCCCCGCGTCGTCGGCGTCATCGCCGCGCTGCCGGCCTGA